From the genome of Pirellulales bacterium, one region includes:
- a CDS encoding HAD family hydrolase, with the protein MVRTSPSLSVRGVIFDLDGTLVDSGLDFDAMRREMGLPPGQPLLEAIESLPEQEAQRCQAILARHEWEGANRATLMPGVADFLGTLAERGVHRAIFTRNARDVVLATLARLALDFDTVVAREDAPAKPDPTAVWQICAAWQLAPSAVALIGDFRFDIEAGNRAGVRTVLYTAGAEPLPAHGALDADYCLRSFEDAGNLLAWLAEPL; encoded by the coding sequence ATGGTGCGCACCAGTCCCAGTTTGTCCGTCCGCGGCGTGATCTTTGATCTCGATGGCACGCTCGTCGATTCGGGCCTCGATTTCGATGCCATGCGCCGCGAGATGGGGCTGCCGCCGGGCCAACCGCTCTTGGAAGCGATCGAATCGTTACCGGAGCAGGAAGCGCAACGCTGCCAGGCGATTCTCGCCCGGCACGAATGGGAAGGCGCGAATCGGGCCACGTTGATGCCGGGCGTGGCGGACTTTCTCGGCACGCTTGCTGAGCGTGGCGTGCATCGGGCCATCTTCACCCGCAACGCGCGCGACGTCGTATTAGCGACGCTTGCGCGGCTGGCGCTCGATTTCGACACGGTCGTGGCCCGTGAGGACGCGCCGGCCAAGCCCGACCCTACCGCGGTCTGGCAAATCTGCGCGGCCTGGCAATTGGCGCCCTCGGCCGTGGCGCTTATCGGCGACTTTCGCTTCGACATCGAGGCGGGCAATCGCGCGGGCGTGCGCACCGTGCTCTACACAGCCGGCGCCGAGCCCTTGCCGGCGCACGGCGCGCTCGACGCGGACTATTGTTTGCGCAGCTTCGAGGATGCTGGCAACCTGCTAGCGTGGCTGGCCGAACCGCTCTAG
- a CDS encoding DUF1501 domain-containing protein, producing the protein MNRLFRTPAGMTRRHFLEHLAGASALAIPAINFTNSLAASTKDLKRRHKAAILLYMGGGPSTIDIWDMKPGAPTGGSFKPISTTGDMQICEHLPMMAKQMKHLSIVRSMSTREADHTRGRYYMHTGYVPNPTIEHPGYGSVVSHELANHISDLQIPPFVSVGGGSVGPGFLGMTYAPFVVDFNGDVKNAATSLKEDRLAQRMEMLASIEKSFIGQNRGEAAVDHAKVLEKTVTLFTSKQMGAFKINNETAKVRDAYGRNGFGNGCLMARRLVEEGVPFVEVDFGGWDMHNNVFTGLERQLGIVDKAMSTLIQDLDERGLLQDTVVLWMGEFGRTPRINGTAGRDHWARSWSVVVGGSGIKGGTTVGATNEDGTEVTTDPYKSEDLMASVLKALGISLETTFTSKNNRPMKIANSGRVIKELFA; encoded by the coding sequence ATGAATCGCCTCTTCCGCACGCCGGCAGGTATGACGCGACGTCACTTCCTCGAGCATCTGGCGGGCGCCTCGGCTCTGGCCATACCGGCGATCAACTTCACCAACTCGCTGGCGGCGAGTACCAAGGACCTGAAGCGGCGCCACAAGGCGGCGATTCTGTTGTACATGGGGGGCGGTCCCAGCACGATCGACATCTGGGACATGAAGCCCGGCGCGCCCACCGGCGGCAGCTTCAAGCCCATCTCGACCACCGGCGACATGCAAATCTGCGAGCACCTGCCGATGATGGCCAAGCAGATGAAGCACCTGTCGATCGTCCGTTCGATGAGCACGCGCGAAGCGGATCATACGCGCGGCCGGTATTACATGCATACCGGCTACGTGCCGAACCCCACGATCGAGCACCCGGGCTACGGCTCGGTCGTCAGCCACGAGCTGGCCAACCACATCAGCGACTTGCAGATTCCGCCGTTTGTCTCTGTCGGTGGCGGCAGCGTGGGACCCGGCTTCTTGGGCATGACGTACGCGCCGTTCGTCGTGGATTTCAACGGCGACGTGAAGAACGCGGCCACTTCGCTCAAGGAAGACCGCCTGGCCCAGCGGATGGAAATGCTGGCCTCGATCGAAAAGAGCTTCATCGGGCAGAATCGCGGCGAAGCGGCCGTGGACCATGCCAAGGTCCTGGAAAAGACCGTCACCCTCTTCACTAGCAAGCAGATGGGGGCCTTCAAGATCAACAACGAAACCGCCAAGGTGCGCGACGCTTACGGCCGCAACGGCTTTGGTAACGGCTGCCTGATGGCGCGCCGGCTGGTCGAAGAAGGCGTACCGTTCGTCGAAGTCGATTTCGGCGGCTGGGACATGCACAACAACGTCTTTACCGGCCTGGAGCGGCAGCTCGGCATCGTCGACAAGGCCATGAGCACGCTCATCCAGGATCTCGACGAGCGTGGGCTGCTGCAAGACACCGTCGTCCTGTGGATGGGAGAATTCGGTCGCACGCCGCGCATCAACGGCACCGCCGGCCGCGATCATTGGGCGCGCAGCTGGAGCGTGGTCGTCGGCGGCTCGGGCATCAAGGGGGGCACGACGGTCGGCGCCACGAACGAAGACGGCACCGAAGTCACGACCGATCCCTACAAGAGCGAGGATCTGATGGCCTCGGTCCTGAAGGCCTTGGGCATCTCGCTGGAAACCACCTTCACCAGCAAGAACAACCGCCCGATGAAGATCGCCAACAGCGGCCGCGTGATCAAAGAGCTGTTCGCGTAA
- the speA gene encoding biosynthetic arginine decarboxylase — protein sequence MLDQQVKPWAVSDAVDVYEVGRWGAGYFSVHPSGHLHVHPTKDPNRSIDLKELIDSLQLRGIDLPILVRFADVLKHRLSEIHSAFAQAMKDHQFKGNYFCVYPIKVNQQRQVVEEVLNFGKPFNFGLEAGSKPELLAVVALASNDTPIICNGFKDAEFIEMAMLAQKIGRRVIPVVEKYTELGLILDYAAKVGVRPNIGMRVKLAAKAGGRWQGSGGFRSKFGLTVTEILRALDELKERGMQDCFKLLHFHLGSQIPNIRHIKQALNEAARVYTELYSRGAGLEYMDVGGGLGVDYDGSQTNFESSVNYSLQEYANDVVYHIQSICDDANVPHPTIVSESGRAIVAYHSALIFNVLGVSGLGESDVPSEPPADAEQPIVDLYGALNNLNARNLLESYHDAQQALDMAMNLFSGGYLSIDQRSLAENLFWAICRKMQRLVRQLDFVPEDLLGLDALLSETYFCNFSLFQSMPDSWAIKQLFPVMPIHRLNEQPMHHSVLGDITCDSDGKIDSFIDRRDVKRTLPLHSFNGEPYFLGAFLLGAYQEILGDMHNLFGDTNAVHVSLNDNGEVVLETVIKGDTVREVLDYVEWDPNDLVRQFRTDVEMAVRENRLDFQQAGRLIRFYEEGLQGYTYLEDARDP from the coding sequence ATGCTGGACCAGCAGGTAAAGCCGTGGGCCGTGTCCGACGCCGTGGATGTTTACGAGGTCGGACGTTGGGGAGCGGGCTATTTCTCCGTCCATCCGTCGGGCCACCTGCACGTGCATCCCACGAAGGATCCGAACCGGTCCATCGATCTTAAGGAACTGATCGACTCGTTGCAGCTGCGCGGCATCGACCTGCCGATCCTGGTCCGCTTCGCCGACGTGCTCAAGCACCGGCTGAGCGAGATTCATTCCGCTTTCGCCCAGGCGATGAAGGATCATCAGTTCAAGGGCAACTACTTCTGCGTCTACCCGATCAAAGTGAATCAGCAGCGGCAAGTCGTCGAAGAAGTGCTGAACTTCGGCAAGCCGTTCAATTTCGGGCTCGAGGCGGGCTCCAAGCCCGAGCTGTTGGCCGTGGTGGCGCTGGCTTCGAACGACACGCCGATCATCTGCAACGGCTTCAAGGATGCCGAGTTCATCGAGATGGCGATGCTCGCGCAGAAGATCGGTCGCCGCGTGATCCCCGTCGTCGAGAAGTACACCGAGTTGGGCTTGATCCTCGATTACGCCGCCAAGGTCGGCGTGCGCCCCAACATCGGCATGCGCGTGAAGCTGGCCGCCAAGGCCGGCGGGCGCTGGCAAGGCTCGGGCGGATTCCGCTCGAAGTTCGGACTGACCGTGACCGAGATCCTCCGCGCGCTCGACGAGCTCAAAGAGCGCGGCATGCAGGATTGCTTCAAACTGCTGCACTTTCATCTCGGCAGCCAGATCCCCAATATCCGCCACATCAAGCAGGCGCTGAACGAAGCGGCCCGCGTCTACACCGAGCTTTATAGCCGCGGCGCGGGGCTGGAATACATGGACGTCGGTGGCGGGCTGGGCGTCGATTACGACGGTTCGCAGACGAATTTCGAGTCGAGCGTCAACTACTCGCTGCAGGAATACGCCAACGACGTCGTCTACCACATTCAAAGCATTTGCGACGACGCCAACGTGCCGCATCCGACGATCGTTTCGGAAAGCGGACGTGCGATCGTTGCCTATCACAGTGCGCTGATCTTCAACGTGCTGGGCGTGTCGGGACTGGGCGAAAGCGATGTTCCCAGCGAGCCGCCGGCCGATGCCGAGCAGCCGATCGTGGACCTGTATGGCGCGCTCAATAATCTCAACGCCCGCAACCTGCTGGAGAGCTATCACGACGCGCAGCAGGCGCTCGATATGGCCATGAACCTGTTCAGCGGCGGCTACTTGTCGATCGATCAGCGCAGCCTGGCCGAGAACCTGTTCTGGGCCATCTGCCGCAAGATGCAACGGCTCGTGCGGCAGTTGGATTTCGTGCCCGAGGATCTGCTCGGGCTTGATGCCCTCTTGAGCGAGACTTACTTCTGCAACTTCTCGCTGTTTCAGTCGATGCCCGACAGTTGGGCGATCAAGCAATTGTTCCCGGTAATGCCGATTCACAGGCTGAATGAACAACCCATGCATCATTCGGTGCTGGGGGACATCACCTGCGATTCGGACGGCAAGATCGATTCCTTCATCGATCGCCGCGACGTGAAGCGCACGCTGCCGTTGCACTCGTTCAATGGCGAGCCCTACTTCCTGGGCGCGTTCCTGCTGGGCGCCTACCAGGAAATCCTGGGCGATATGCACAACCTGTTCGGCGATACCAATGCCGTACACGTCAGCCTGAACGACAATGGCGAGGTGGTGCTGGAAACCGTGATCAAGGGAGATACGGTCCGCGAGGTGCTCGATTACGTCGAGTGGGATCCGAATGACCTGGTGCGGCAGTTCCGCACCGACGTCGAGATGGCGGTGCGCGAGAATCGTCTCGATTTCCAGCAGGCCGGCCGTTTGATCCGCTTCTACGAAGAAGGGCTGCAGGGCTACACGTACCTGGAAGACGCCCGCGATCCCTAG
- a CDS encoding nucleotidyltransferase domain-containing protein, whose amino-acid sequence MLTDHLVIPIQAIDDVCRRHHVRRLLMFGSALSQRFCAESDVDLVVEYEAGRTPGFVGLGMLEVDLSPLFEGHKVDLHTTGSLNREFRDRVIAQAQVLFDSQPR is encoded by the coding sequence ATGCTTACCGACCATCTTGTCATCCCAATCCAGGCGATCGATGACGTTTGCCGTCGACATCATGTGCGACGACTGTTGATGTTCGGTTCGGCGCTTTCCCAGAGATTTTGCGCGGAAAGCGACGTCGATTTGGTCGTCGAATACGAGGCTGGGCGCACGCCTGGCTTTGTGGGACTCGGCATGTTAGAGGTTGACTTGAGCCCTCTTTTTGAAGGGCATAAGGTCGACCTGCATACTACTGGCTCGCTGAATCGCGAGTTCCGCGATCGCGTTATTGCGCAGGCCCAGGTGCTCTTTGACAGCCAGCCGCGATGA
- a CDS encoding (Fe-S)-binding protein, with the protein MKLSLFVTCLGDVLRPEVGQATVRLLRRLGHEVDFPADQTCCGQPFYNSGFADLAREQAKRTIDVFDSERIVVVPSGSCAAMVKVEFPHLLAEDDRWHERAKELASRTFELADLLVNLLGVEDVGARYQGKVAYHYACHLRGLGLAGEVERLLNRVEGLTYVGIERQDQCCGFGGSFSVRYPQISTAMVTDKVNCITATGADAVVSTDAGCLMNIGGRMRRLGHKTEVLHLAEILGRR; encoded by the coding sequence ATGAAGCTGTCTTTGTTCGTCACTTGTCTGGGAGACGTACTCCGGCCCGAGGTCGGTCAGGCCACTGTACGCCTGTTGCGGCGGCTGGGGCATGAAGTCGATTTTCCCGCCGACCAGACTTGCTGCGGCCAGCCGTTTTACAACTCCGGATTCGCGGATCTCGCGCGCGAACAAGCCAAGCGCACGATCGATGTCTTCGACAGCGAGCGGATCGTCGTCGTTCCCTCCGGCTCGTGCGCGGCGATGGTGAAAGTTGAATTTCCGCACCTGCTCGCCGAAGACGATCGCTGGCACGAGCGGGCCAAGGAACTGGCCAGCCGCACCTTCGAGCTGGCGGACCTGCTCGTGAACCTCTTGGGCGTCGAGGATGTGGGGGCGCGGTACCAGGGCAAGGTCGCCTATCACTATGCCTGCCATTTGCGTGGGCTGGGCCTGGCCGGTGAAGTCGAGCGACTGCTCAACCGCGTCGAAGGGCTGACCTACGTCGGCATCGAACGGCAAGATCAGTGCTGCGGCTTCGGCGGTTCGTTCTCGGTCCGCTATCCGCAGATCTCGACCGCCATGGTCACCGACAAAGTGAACTGCATCACGGCCACCGGCGCCGATGCCGTCGTGTCGACCGACGCCGGCTGCCTGATGAACATCGGCGGCCGCATGCGCCGCCTCGGGCATAAAACCGAGGTCCTGCACCTGGCCGAAATCCTCGGGCGGCGGTAG